Within the Miscanthus floridulus cultivar M001 chromosome 2, ASM1932011v1, whole genome shotgun sequence genome, the region CCTCGACCAcctccctgacgtcagggagatggttcttGGGGCGTCGGCGGGCGGTCCGGCGTcccaaggaggaggagaagacggTGACTCAGGGCAGATGAGCGCCCGCCCCGCGGCCGAGACCGATACGCCCGAGACGAGGGCGTTGGGAAAGCACGCCGTTAGCCCGCTGGGCTCGACagcagaggtggagcaggcggctgCGGGGCTGGCTCCACCGAGGGTTGAGCGAGCGCTGGAGTCCGGCGAAGGTCGGCCGGCCTCGGCGGACACgggggccgcgccaccgccgccgttgcagaggagggacGTGGTGAAGAAGCGGTTGGGCATCCGCTCGGGGTGAGTATTTCGCTAGTGAAGTCTTTTAACATCTCCTGCTTTTGTTTTGGTCGCGGGTCTGACCGTGTCTTGCCCTCAGCcagaagcgtcaggcggaagtgCCTGCCTTTGCGCCGCGCAAGGCGCTCAAGGTGGGCACGGGTTCCATCGCCCCAGGGGCGGTGGAGGTACAGGAGTTGGTCGCCCAGGTAGGGGCTACCCAGGCGGCTGTGgggcgagaggaggaggaggagcctacacTCCACGAGGTCGTAGCACCTGTAGCTGTCGAGGCCACTGTGGGTGCGGCCGAGACCCCCTCGGCCgtggaggccaccgagggcgaggtcggGGTCGAGGCCCCCTCGGttgtcgaggccaccgagggcgaggtcgaggtcgaggccccctcGGTCGTCGAGGCTACCGAGggcgaggtcgaggtcgaggcccccacGGTTGTCGAGGCCCTCCGGACCTCAGGGGCCGAGGTAGTGGAGATCGCGGCACCCAGGAACTTCGGGGCCAGAGTGGTGGAGGCCGGAGTGAGCACGGCGAGGGTGGCAGACCTAGAGGTGGAGACGGAGGCGAGGCAAGCCTCAACCCTGCCACCAATTCAGAGCGTGCTTCCGGTACAGGGGAgcacccgggaggcggaggtccgcCCGATCCCTGCCGACAATGCTTCCTAGGGGAAGGGGGTGGCCGATGCCAGGGCGGCCAgcgccgtggaacagccggcttcGGCTTCGGGCGAGGGAAGTGCGGCCCTCGTGTGGGTGCGGCCTGAGCcgtacgggtgggatcacccgcgcgtctggtggcggagccgggacgaccccgagggggagcccatctttgcccttgaggacgtggccgaggggggtcgctgggacaccctcgagcagtaccatAGCCTGGCGGAACGGTCGCTGCGGACACGCTGTCCGTCGTGGCCAATGACCTGCCCGGGGTCTCGTAGGTACGTATCCCCCCTTTCTCGTGCGACTTCGTCTTTCTCTGGGTTTATTCGTAGTGCTCAACTTGTGTTCTGCCTAttcaggagctcgaggcccggtccttcGGGAAGTCGCTGTTCCTtcggcgggagaggggcgtctgggacgaGCTCTGTCGGCAGAgggagctgctcgcccacgccaacgagcttctgtcggcacggAGCGCGGAGGCGGAGGATCTCCGTCTTCGCTGTGACAACCGGGAGGCTGAGGCGGCCACGGCTCAGGGGCAGGTCACCCCTTTGGTGGCacgggtcaaggagctagaggaggaactGACCCGTGTGGCCGACGAGCGAGACGCCTCCAACTCCTGGGCGGAAGAAGTGAGGGCCACTGTCGTAGCCACCgctgggcagctgggtgcggagcagcggGCGCacgagctgacgaaaggtgccttggcagaggctaccaaggcggccgagggtgagtcctgttccctttGTTTCGTTCGTTTTTTCATGCGTTCGACACCTGACTTCTTATCGCGACGTAGaactggagaaggaggcttctagggcagccgaggcctctcgtgtcgaggtccagcgctggaaggagaaggccaaggcctctcaggtcgaggtCCGGCGCTAGgaggagaaggccaagggtgagtcccgtaggcctcgcgcccctatttggcttgttttctttgaCGCTTAATCCCATTCTACTTGTTTTGGCACAGGGTTGGACGATGAGGTCTCACGGTTgaccgaggcctccgtcgcgctgcagacagtgctcgatcgcgagatcgaggagcacgacGTGCTGTAGAGCACCGCTCGCGCCGTATGCGAGGCCCTGgagatggagggggttcaatcgggcagctcccttaggagccgcctgACTGTGTTGATTGGCCAAACGCGTCAGCGACTGCGAGAGGCGCTACACACAGGCGTCAAacgtgccctggccgtcgtctcctcgcactacgccggcgTCGACGTCGAAGGCATCAATGACGACTATGTCCTGTCCGAGGAtgccgtcgaggccgaggaggagctgacGAGGCTGGAGGCGGCAGTcgagggccccggcacggcgttggcgaagctgttcgaagaggaggtggtccctcctttGCCGTCTGCCGACGCGGGAGACCCTGCGCCTTGACCTGGGCTGAGGGGGCCATGTAATAAGTTAGATTTATTACTGTATCGTGACGTTTGTGGCTGTCGAGGCCTTTGTGAGGTGCTTGTATATATACGTTTTTTCTAAtcgttttattgtatttccgagcctctgtccTCTGTCTCGCCTCCGAGCATATCATCTGTAAAAACTCCCTTGGAGCCTAAGTTGTCCCTCgggtaaaaggtggtgagggagttgccgtagcccggaggcgtaggtcgTTCTCACAGCTCGGCCGGCGTTTTAGCCTTGAGAcatacttttggtccttaggttctttACAAATGGTCTGTTAGAGCGCGctagagagagtttggcgtaggaatttaacTGAAAATCGACTAAGAAAtggtgtctgggacttaggggggttcccccccttctagcccccgagggaggcttggccCTGCGGAGGCATGGCCGAGTCTCCCTTGAAGCGTTATCGTAAAGCGTTTTACCTTCTGTTCCGATTTCTAGACAAGTCCTTTGAAAAAACCCCCTCGGAGCCTGGGCTGCCTCTCgagtgaaaggtggtgagggagttgccgtagcctggAGGCGTAGGCCTATCTCTCGGCTCGGCTAGCCTTTTGCTCTTGAGGCGAACCTCTGGTCTTTAGGTTTTTTTGTAATCGACTTGTCCTAGTACGGGACAGGTTCCCATTgatgggggtttctcgaaaaattagaacaactaaagacgcttctttaatgtatttcgagaaacaaaatatacaatgcttggaaatttaagggtagaaacgacgtagctgttctatgttccaagcgttggtgaggacttcgcccttctcgttggctaacttgtaggtcccgggcttcagcacttgagcgacgatgtacggcccttcccagggtggggtcagcttgtggcggcccttgttgctctgcctcagtctcagcaccaggtcgcccaccttcaggtctcggctttggacgcgccgggcttggtagcgtcgtagggcttgctggtacctggctgagtgtagcagcacgacgtctcgggcttcctctagttggtcgagggcgtcttcgcgggcagtgcggttgctttgctcgttgtacgcctgtagcctcggggaaccgtattctaagtcagtggggag harbors:
- the LOC136536584 gene encoding uncharacterized protein; the protein is MVLGASAGGPASQGGGEDGDSGQMSARPAAETDTPETRALGKHAVSPLGSTAEVEQAAAGLAPPRVERALESGEGRPASADTGAAPPPPLQRRDVVKKRLGIRSGQKRQAEVPAFAPRKALKVGTGSIAPGAVEVQELVAQVGATQAAVGREEEEEPTLHEVVAPVAVEATVGAAETPSAVEATEGEVGVEAPSVVEATEGEVEVEAPSVVEATEGEVEVEAPTVVEALRTSGAEVVEIAAPRNFGARVVEAGVSTARVADLEVETEARQASTLPPIQSVLPELEARSFGKSLFLRRERGVWDELCRQRELLAHANELLSARSAEAEDLRLRCDNREAEAATAQGQVTPLVARVKELEEELTRVADERDASNSWAEEVRATVVATAGQLGAEQRAHELTKGALAEATKAAEGLDDEVSRLTEASVALQTVLDREIEEHDVL